One Burkholderia cepacia genomic window carries:
- a CDS encoding RcnB family protein, whose protein sequence is MSLLGLLVPGFAQGLPGPGAAAVGRSFPVPHSDWRRGGLVPPDYRGPQYIVGDWQAYNLPPPPPGFYWLEVNGDFVLATLATGVIANILLAPPR, encoded by the coding sequence ATGAGCCTACTGGGGCTGTTGGTACCAGGATTTGCGCAGGGATTGCCTGGTCCGGGTGCTGCAGCGGTAGGTCGGAGCTTCCCCGTACCCCATAGCGACTGGCGTCGCGGTGGTCTTGTTCCGCCGGACTATCGCGGGCCACAGTACATTGTCGGCGATTGGCAGGCTTACAATCTTCCGCCGCCACCCCCAGGTTTTTACTGGCTTGAGGTAAATGGTGACTTCGTTCTAGCGACTCTCGCGACTGGCGTGATTGCGAACATCTTGCTGGCGCCACCTCGTTGA